A region of the Nocardia asteroides genome:
CACCTCCTGGATCATCGGACCGCAGGTCTGCGACGAGGTGGAGTACCCGGCCAGGTGGTCACCCTCGACCACGCCCAGCATTGTGCGGCGGTAGTCGACCATGATGATCCTGGCCTGCTCGGTGGTCGACTGCTCGACCACACCCATCACGATATTGCGCAGCAGGGTGGTCTTGCCGCATTCCACGTCAGCGAAAGCCATGAAATGCGGTTCGACACCGAAATCCAGGACCAATGGCTGCAATTCGGACTCGCCGAGACCCACGACCACCCGAGTGGGGCTCAGCTCGATCCCCTGGGCCCTCGCCGAGGCCAGCAGCTCGTCCCGGCCGAACCGCAGGGGCAGCATGCGCACTTCGGGCGCGCGGCGGCTCGGGTAGAGCTGCTCGAGTTCGGTCCGCGCTCGCGCGACGCCCTCGGCGACACTGCCCGGACCGGAGTCGGAATCCAGGCGTGGCAGCGCGATCAACATGTGCAGCTGGTCGGGGGTGAGGCCGCGGCCGGGGCGGCCGACCGGAACCTGGTGCGCGGTGCGCCTGCTCATCTCCGAGTCCGAGGGATCGCCGAGCCGCAACTCGAGACGGGTGCCGATCTGGTCCTTGACCACCGGACGGATCTCGGCCCACCGCGAGGCGGCGATGATCAGGTGGATGCCGAACGACAAGCCCTGCGCGGCAATGGCGTTGATCTGCGGTTCCAGCACGTCGAACTCTTCACGGACCGCGGCCCAGCCGTCGATCACCAGGAACACGTCACCGAACTTGTCCTCGGCCAACGGGCCGGCGGGCCCAGCCGTGCCGTCCGGGACGCGCTGCCCGTCGGCGAACTTGCGGCGGCGGAACTCGGCCATCGATTCGATGCCCAGCGCGGCGAACCGCTCCTCGCGCTGACGCATCAGCGTGGTGAGTTCGGCGACGGTGCGACGCACGCGGTCACCGTCGAGGCGACCTGCCACCGAACCCACGTGCGGCACGCCGGACAGGCCCGCCATGCTGCCGCCGCCGAAGTCCAGGCAGTAGAACTGCGCCTGTTCGGGGGTGTGCGTGGCGGCGGTCGCCATGACGATGGTGCGCAGGGTGGTCGACTTGCCCGACTGCGGGCCGCCGACGACCGCGACATTGCCCTGCGCGCCGGACAGATTGATGGTGAGCACATCGCGCCGCTGCTCGTACGGCTTGTCGATGACGCCGATCGGCATCCACAACTGACCGTGCCGGTTGACCGGCGAACGCCAGTCCGGGTCCGGCAGCAGCATGTCCACGGTCGGAGATTCCTCCAGCGGCGGCAACCACACCTCGTGCGCCGGGCGGCCGTGCCCGGTGAGCCGCTTGACGACGATGTCGAGCAACGTGTCCGGGATGCCGTCGTCGGCGCCGGGCACGGCCGCGACGGCCGAAGGCGGCGGCGGCAGCTCCAGCAGTGGATTCGACGGCGCCGCCGACTCCGCGTCGGCCTCGATCGTCTCGGGCAGTTCCACCGGCGCGGCGGTGAACAACGCGGGCCGCACTCCGGCGACCGGGCTGCCGTCCGCACCGGTCACCGCTCCTTGCGGCGCGACGTACGGTCCGGACACGTAACTCGCGTTGAACCGCAACGGATCCGACGCGTCGCTCTTCAAATACCCCGAACCGGGCACGCTCGGCAGGTGGTAGGCGTCGGTGATGCCGAGCACCGCGCGCGATTCGTTCGCCGAGAACGTACGCAGGCCGATGCGATAGGACAGATGCGATTCCAGGCCGCGCAGTTTGTTCTCCTCCAGGCGCTGCGAGGCCAGCAGCAGATGCACGTGCAGCGATCGGCCGAGGCGTCCGATCATTACGAACAGTTCCGCGAAATCCGGCTTCTGCGACAGCAATTCGGAAAACTCGTCGACCACGATGAACAGCGCGGGCAGCGGATCGAGCGGCACGCCCGCGGCACGCGCCTTCTCGTAGTCGGTGACGTTGGCGTAGTTGCCCGCCGAGCGCAGCAGTTCCTGGCGGCGGTTCATCTCACCGGCGAGCGCGTCTTTCATGCGGTCGACCAGCGCGAGTTCCTCTTCCAGATTGGTGATCACCGCGGCGACGTGCGGCAGCGAGTCGAGGCCGAGGAAGGTCGCGCCGCCCTTGAAGTCGACCAGCACCAGGTTGAGCGCGTCCGGTGAATGCGTGGTGACCAGCGAAAGCACCAGTGTGCGCAGGAATTCCGACTTTCCGGATCCGGTGGCGCCGATGCACAGCCCGTGTGGACCCATGCCGTTCTCCGCCGACTCCTTGATGTCGATCTCCACCGGAGTGCCGTCGGGTGTGATGCCGATCGGCACCCGCAGGCGCTCGCGGCCGGTGCGCGGACGCCACACCCTCGCCGGATCGATCTGGGCCGCGTCCGGGATCTTCAGCAGTGCCATCAGTCCCGGATCGGTCGCGGTTCCCTCACCGAGACTGACGATCTGCGCCGCCGTGGCGAGCCGGTATCTGCCCAGCGAACGAGCGAAGGACTCGGCCTCGGCCGTGCTCACCCGGTCGGCGGTGGCGAACTTCTCCACTCCGGCGGCACTGCGTGCCGCCACCTCGCCGTCGGTGGCGACCAGTTGCAGTCCGCGCCGCGCCGCGAGCCCGCCCTCCGGTGCGGTGAGGTCGAGCACCGTCACCGAATCCAAGCCCGACTCGCTGACCAGCCGTTCGCTGCCGCTGACGTAGCCGTCGTCGATGACGACCACCAGGTGCAGCCGTCCCTGGGTCGGCTGCGGGTTGCGCATGAACCGGCCGCGCTCGAGCAGCTCCGCCGCCAGCGTCGTCTCCAGCTCGCCGAGCGAGTGGTACATCATCCGCGCCGACCCCATGCCGTCGCGCAGCGTCGGATGTTGCAACTGCGGCAGCCATTTCGCCCAGGACCAGGCGGGACCATCCGGGTCGGCGCAGACGATCGCGATCGCGAGATGGTCGGGACCGTGGAAGGAGGCCAGCTCCATCAGCATCGCCCGCACCAGCATGTGCGCGTCCTCGCTCGAACCGCTGATGTTGATCGCGGGAAAAGCGCGCAGCGACACCGCCGTCGGCAAACGGTGCACCACCGAGTGGGTGCGCACGAAGCGGCGCAGCGCCACGGTGGACACCGGTTCCAGGTCCTCCAGCGGCCCCGTCTCCGGGCGCGCCAGTTTGGTTGCCAACCGGTGGCTACCGACGCCCACGCGCACGTGCCCGAAGTCCGGGTCGTTCGGCCTGCGCTCCCACATCCGCCTTGTCCCGATCAGGGAGGGCAGGTCGGCCGGCTTGGGATGACTCCACCGCAGAGTCTCCAATTGCCTGCCGCCGGTGCGGCGCACGTCCTTACGGACCTGGTCGAGGTAGCGGAAGTAGTCCTTGCGTTCCTCGTTGAGCTCGACCGCGCGTTTGGGACCGCCGCCACGGTAGCCCGCCATCATGCCGACCATCGACATGAGCATCATCATCGGGAACATCATCATGAACGGATTGGCCAGCAGGTTGCGGCCCATCATCGCCATCATCGCGATCATGCCGACCACCGCGAACACCATGACGACGGGCATCAGCTTCATCATCAGCGGCGCGGGCAGTGCGCGCGGAATCTCCGGCGGAGCCGTCAGCGCCACCTCGCCGCCGGGTGCCCGGGGCGGTGCAATGCGGGGGCGGCGCACAAAGCCTTCGGTAACCATGGTTCCTTCGTTCGGTCGGCGACGAGCGGTCGAGACGTCGCCCGCGCTACGGATCGAATTCCGCGTTCAGGTCCTGCCCGGAGCGGCGGAAGGGGATCGCCAGCGCCGCGCCGATCGCGAGGCAGGCCAGGCAGACGATGGCGCCGATGACAGCGATCCGGCGCGGCCGCGGGTCCGGGCCGGGGGGAATCACCGGCGCGGCGACGACTCGCGAAGTGTCGGCCCCGGCGCTCACCGGCTTCTCCGGCAGTTGCGCGGTGAGCGCGGCGAGCGGGTCGATCAGGCCGTGGCCGATCCGGTCGTCGCGTCCGGTGCCCGGTCCGTGGGCGGTGCGGACGATACGGTCCATCACCTGCTGCGCGGTGAGTTCCGGAAAACGCGCCCGCACCAGCGCCGCCAGCCCGGTCACGTAGGGCGCTGCGAAGCTGGTGCCCTCGACGGACCTGATTCCCTCGGTGGTCTGCACGCCGTCGACCAGCCCCGTGCCACCCGGCTTGCTGTCCAGCGACACGATATTGCGGCCGATCGCCGAGACGGCCACCCATGGGCCGTGCAGCGACAGTTCGGACACCTGGCCGGTCGAGTCCACCGAGCCCACCGAGAGCACGTAGGGCGTGAACCAGGCCGGACTCGCCACCGTGACCACCGAGCCCCACCCCGAGCCCTCGTTCTGCTTCGAGCACGCGCCGTCGGGCTGGAGGTTGCCCGCGGCCGCGACCACGACGACATTGCGGTCGTAGGCATACTTCACCGCCGCACCGAGCGAGGCGTCGGCCGTGTCGGAACCTGCTGCGGTGCAGGCGACTTCGGAGATATTGATGACGGTGGCGCCGAGATCGACGGCCCGGACGACAGCCGCCGCCAGCGTGAGCACACTGCCGTAACCGTCGCTGCTGATCTTGCCCGGCGGGTCGCCTTGCCCGCCCCGGTCCTTCG
Encoded here:
- the eccCa gene encoding type VII secretion protein EccCa — translated: MVTEGFVRRPRIAPPRAPGGEVALTAPPEIPRALPAPLMMKLMPVVMVFAVVGMIAMMAMMGRNLLANPFMMMFPMMMLMSMVGMMAGYRGGGPKRAVELNEERKDYFRYLDQVRKDVRRTGGRQLETLRWSHPKPADLPSLIGTRRMWERRPNDPDFGHVRVGVGSHRLATKLARPETGPLEDLEPVSTVALRRFVRTHSVVHRLPTAVSLRAFPAINISGSSEDAHMLVRAMLMELASFHGPDHLAIAIVCADPDGPAWSWAKWLPQLQHPTLRDGMGSARMMYHSLGELETTLAAELLERGRFMRNPQPTQGRLHLVVVIDDGYVSGSERLVSESGLDSVTVLDLTAPEGGLAARRGLQLVATDGEVAARSAAGVEKFATADRVSTAEAESFARSLGRYRLATAAQIVSLGEGTATDPGLMALLKIPDAAQIDPARVWRPRTGRERLRVPIGITPDGTPVEIDIKESAENGMGPHGLCIGATGSGKSEFLRTLVLSLVTTHSPDALNLVLVDFKGGATFLGLDSLPHVAAVITNLEEELALVDRMKDALAGEMNRRQELLRSAGNYANVTDYEKARAAGVPLDPLPALFIVVDEFSELLSQKPDFAELFVMIGRLGRSLHVHLLLASQRLEENKLRGLESHLSYRIGLRTFSANESRAVLGITDAYHLPSVPGSGYLKSDASDPLRFNASYVSGPYVAPQGAVTGADGSPVAGVRPALFTAAPVELPETIEADAESAAPSNPLLELPPPPSAVAAVPGADDGIPDTLLDIVVKRLTGHGRPAHEVWLPPLEESPTVDMLLPDPDWRSPVNRHGQLWMPIGVIDKPYEQRRDVLTINLSGAQGNVAVVGGPQSGKSTTLRTIVMATAATHTPEQAQFYCLDFGGGSMAGLSGVPHVGSVAGRLDGDRVRRTVAELTTLMRQREERFAALGIESMAEFRRRKFADGQRVPDGTAGPAGPLAEDKFGDVFLVIDGWAAVREEFDVLEPQINAIAAQGLSFGIHLIIAASRWAEIRPVVKDQIGTRLELRLGDPSDSEMSRRTAHQVPVGRPGRGLTPDQLHMLIALPRLDSDSGPGSVAEGVARARTELEQLYPSRRAPEVRMLPLRFGRDELLASARAQGIELSPTRVVVGLGESELQPLVLDFGVEPHFMAFADVECGKTTLLRNIVMGVVEQSTTEQARIIMVDYRRTMLGVVEGDHLAGYSTSSQTCGPMIQEVAGYLAKRIPGSDITPQQLRERSWWSGPEIYIVVDDYDMVATGSINPFAPLLEYLPQARDIGMHLVVTRRSGGVSRALYDPILGTMKNLSVETLIMSGSRDEGKLIGDVRPSKLPPGRGTLVSRSRGIEMVHIAHLPPV
- the mycP gene encoding type VII secretion-associated serine protease mycosin, with amino-acid sequence MTGSALRRRLLRMVCAATVIGAGIGVPWPSAQAIAPPAIDPGALGAAQGLSVRPAPLEPTEQRAVCAEPVLTGAPPSEPPMAQRVLDLPSAWQFSRGAGQKVAVIDTGVNPHPRLRSLQPGGDFVSDSDGTVDCDGHGTLVAGIIAAQPSPRDAFAGVAPDADLLTIRQLSLAYEPKDRGGQGDPPGKISSDGYGSVLTLAAAVVRAVDLGATVINISEVACTAAGSDTADASLGAAVKYAYDRNVVVVAAAGNLQPDGACSKQNEGSGWGSVVTVASPAWFTPYVLSVGSVDSTGQVSELSLHGPWVAVSAIGRNIVSLDSKPGGTGLVDGVQTTEGIRSVEGTSFAAPYVTGLAALVRARFPELTAQQVMDRIVRTAHGPGTGRDDRIGHGLIDPLAALTAQLPEKPVSAGADTSRVVAAPVIPPGPDPRPRRIAVIGAIVCLACLAIGAALAIPFRRSGQDLNAEFDP